In Babylonia areolata isolate BAREFJ2019XMU chromosome 10, ASM4173473v1, whole genome shotgun sequence, the following proteins share a genomic window:
- the LOC143286390 gene encoding uncharacterized protein LOC143286390 isoform X2, translating to MMQNVHRLVSGKVGHLAGARFIAHKPGNLPSLRSHSISFRKSQSHVINCCGRQARLQSTHTVSRTSDDASHVVRSPLPSVTVPEESFCHYVFSATRQYRDRAALVDHLTGQQWTFTQMKDAAVRVASGLCRLGLGRGDTLLLLSFNCPQFAILFLACAAAGIIVSTANPMYTPEELARQLQMSGCTAIAVGEDLVPTVHATFDLDPTLQDKVKLKQIVIGKAEGYMPFSVLLEDDGKAFPENTDFRPKEDTLVLPYSSGTTGLPKGVMLTHTNIVANILQQQGMTMGTPGEGSMLGVAPLYHAYGFIMTWTALHAGHTVVFLPSFHPAPFLSAISAHRVTILPLVPPLVLFLAKDPQVLNYDISSVHKVMCAAAPLGSGISEEFAARSSALLMQGFGMSETILTHLNNPPIKHGTVGHVMSSTEAKIVDENTGEALGAGQTGELYVRGPQVMKGYFNNPQATQDTIVDGWLRTGDLGHYDEEGYFTITDRLKELIKYKGFQVAPAELEALLLTHPAVGDVAVVGIADQEAGELPTAFVVPKAGATVCQEDVIHFLHSKVAPHKRLRGGVRVVDSIPKNPSGKILRRVLRESMGP from the exons atGATGCAGAACGTCCACCGACTTGTTTCTGGGAAGGTGGGACACCTTGCTGGAGCACGGTTCATTGCACACAAACCAG GAAATCTACCAAGCCTTCGTTCCCACAGCATCAGTTTCCGGAAGTCACAAAGTCACGTGATCAACTGTTGCGGACGTCAAGCCAGGCTGCAAAGTACACACACCGTCAGCAGGACGTCGGATGACGCGAGTCACGTGGTGCGGAGTCCGTTGCCAAGCGTCACGGTTCCCGAGGAGTCTTTCTGTCACTATGTCTTCTCCGCTACACGGCAGTACAGGGACAGGGCGGCGCTG GTGGACCACCTGACAGGACAGCAGTGGACCTTCACTCAGATGAAAGATGCCGCAGTGCGAGTGGCCAGTGGTCTGTGCAGACTGGGATTAGGCCGTGGTGACACGCTGCTCCTGCTGTCCTTCAACTGTCCGCAATTCGCGATACTCTTCTTGGCCTGTGCTGCTGCGGGAATCATCGTCTCCACTGCCAACCCCATGTACACCCCTG AGGAACTGGCACGACAGCTACAGATGTCAGGATGCACGGCGATAGCAGTCGGGGAGGACCTGGTCCCTACCGTCCACGCCACATTTGACCTTGACCCCACGCTGCAggacaaggtcaag CTGAAACAGATCGTGATAGGAAAGGCGGAAGGCTACATGCCATTTTCAGTCTTGCTGGAGGATGATGGGAAGGCGTTTCCGGAGAACACGGACTTCCGACCCAAGGAGGACACCTTGGTACTTCCCTACTCCAGTGGTACTACAGGACTGCCCAAAGGCGTCATGCTGACTCACACCAACATCGTCGCTAACATTCTGCAGCAGCA AGGAATGACGATGGGGACGCCAGGAGAAGGGAGCATGCTGGGTGTCGCACCACTGTACCACGCCTACGGGTTCATCATGACGTGGACAGCCCTGCATGCTGGTCACACTGTGGTCTTCCTCCCCAgcttccaccccgcccccttcctctccgCCATCTCCGCGCATCGT GTGACCATTCTCCCTCTGGTGCCCCCTCTGGTGCTGTTCCTGGCCAAGGACCCCCAGGTGCTGAACTACGACATCTCCAGTGTCCACAAAGTGATGTGCGCTGCGGCACCCCTGGGTTCCGGCATCAGTGAGGAGTTTGCTGCCCGTTCCTCGGCCCTGCTGATGCAAG GCTTCGGCATGTCGGAGACCATTCTGACACACCTCAACAACCCGCCAATCAAACACGGGACGGTCGGTCACGTGATGAGCAGCACAGAAGCCAAG ATCGTGGACGAGAACACGGGGGAGGCGCTGGGTGCTGGTCAGACAGGCGAGCTGTACGTGCGAGGACCTCAGGTGATGAAGGGATACTTCAACAACCCCCAGGCCACTCAGGACACCATTGTGGACGGCTGGCTGCGTACAG gtgacctGGGTCACTATGACGAGGAGGGGTACTTCACCATCACTGACCGCCTCAAGGAACTCATCAAGTACAAAGGATTCCAG GTGGCCCCAGCGGAACTGGAGGCGTTGCTGCTGACCCACCCAGCCGTGGGGGACGTGGCCGTGGTGGGCATTGCTGACCAGGAGGCCGGAGAACTGCCCACAGCTTTCGTCGTGCCAAAGGCGGGCGCCACCGTCTGCCAGGAGGACGTCATCCACTTCTTGCACA GTAAGGTGGCCCCCCACAAACGGCTgcgaggaggggtgagggtggtggacagCATCCCAAAGAACCCCAGCGGCAAGATCCTGCGTCGGGTTCTGAGAGAGAGCATGGGGCCCTGA
- the LOC143286390 gene encoding uncharacterized protein LOC143286390 isoform X1: MMQNVHRLVSGKVGHLAGARFIAHKPAGNLPSLRSHSISFRKSQSHVINCCGRQARLQSTHTVSRTSDDASHVVRSPLPSVTVPEESFCHYVFSATRQYRDRAALVDHLTGQQWTFTQMKDAAVRVASGLCRLGLGRGDTLLLLSFNCPQFAILFLACAAAGIIVSTANPMYTPEELARQLQMSGCTAIAVGEDLVPTVHATFDLDPTLQDKVKLKQIVIGKAEGYMPFSVLLEDDGKAFPENTDFRPKEDTLVLPYSSGTTGLPKGVMLTHTNIVANILQQQGMTMGTPGEGSMLGVAPLYHAYGFIMTWTALHAGHTVVFLPSFHPAPFLSAISAHRVTILPLVPPLVLFLAKDPQVLNYDISSVHKVMCAAAPLGSGISEEFAARSSALLMQGFGMSETILTHLNNPPIKHGTVGHVMSSTEAKIVDENTGEALGAGQTGELYVRGPQVMKGYFNNPQATQDTIVDGWLRTGDLGHYDEEGYFTITDRLKELIKYKGFQVAPAELEALLLTHPAVGDVAVVGIADQEAGELPTAFVVPKAGATVCQEDVIHFLHSKVAPHKRLRGGVRVVDSIPKNPSGKILRRVLRESMGP, translated from the exons atGATGCAGAACGTCCACCGACTTGTTTCTGGGAAGGTGGGACACCTTGCTGGAGCACGGTTCATTGCACACAAACCAG CAGGAAATCTACCAAGCCTTCGTTCCCACAGCATCAGTTTCCGGAAGTCACAAAGTCACGTGATCAACTGTTGCGGACGTCAAGCCAGGCTGCAAAGTACACACACCGTCAGCAGGACGTCGGATGACGCGAGTCACGTGGTGCGGAGTCCGTTGCCAAGCGTCACGGTTCCCGAGGAGTCTTTCTGTCACTATGTCTTCTCCGCTACACGGCAGTACAGGGACAGGGCGGCGCTG GTGGACCACCTGACAGGACAGCAGTGGACCTTCACTCAGATGAAAGATGCCGCAGTGCGAGTGGCCAGTGGTCTGTGCAGACTGGGATTAGGCCGTGGTGACACGCTGCTCCTGCTGTCCTTCAACTGTCCGCAATTCGCGATACTCTTCTTGGCCTGTGCTGCTGCGGGAATCATCGTCTCCACTGCCAACCCCATGTACACCCCTG AGGAACTGGCACGACAGCTACAGATGTCAGGATGCACGGCGATAGCAGTCGGGGAGGACCTGGTCCCTACCGTCCACGCCACATTTGACCTTGACCCCACGCTGCAggacaaggtcaag CTGAAACAGATCGTGATAGGAAAGGCGGAAGGCTACATGCCATTTTCAGTCTTGCTGGAGGATGATGGGAAGGCGTTTCCGGAGAACACGGACTTCCGACCCAAGGAGGACACCTTGGTACTTCCCTACTCCAGTGGTACTACAGGACTGCCCAAAGGCGTCATGCTGACTCACACCAACATCGTCGCTAACATTCTGCAGCAGCA AGGAATGACGATGGGGACGCCAGGAGAAGGGAGCATGCTGGGTGTCGCACCACTGTACCACGCCTACGGGTTCATCATGACGTGGACAGCCCTGCATGCTGGTCACACTGTGGTCTTCCTCCCCAgcttccaccccgcccccttcctctccgCCATCTCCGCGCATCGT GTGACCATTCTCCCTCTGGTGCCCCCTCTGGTGCTGTTCCTGGCCAAGGACCCCCAGGTGCTGAACTACGACATCTCCAGTGTCCACAAAGTGATGTGCGCTGCGGCACCCCTGGGTTCCGGCATCAGTGAGGAGTTTGCTGCCCGTTCCTCGGCCCTGCTGATGCAAG GCTTCGGCATGTCGGAGACCATTCTGACACACCTCAACAACCCGCCAATCAAACACGGGACGGTCGGTCACGTGATGAGCAGCACAGAAGCCAAG ATCGTGGACGAGAACACGGGGGAGGCGCTGGGTGCTGGTCAGACAGGCGAGCTGTACGTGCGAGGACCTCAGGTGATGAAGGGATACTTCAACAACCCCCAGGCCACTCAGGACACCATTGTGGACGGCTGGCTGCGTACAG gtgacctGGGTCACTATGACGAGGAGGGGTACTTCACCATCACTGACCGCCTCAAGGAACTCATCAAGTACAAAGGATTCCAG GTGGCCCCAGCGGAACTGGAGGCGTTGCTGCTGACCCACCCAGCCGTGGGGGACGTGGCCGTGGTGGGCATTGCTGACCAGGAGGCCGGAGAACTGCCCACAGCTTTCGTCGTGCCAAAGGCGGGCGCCACCGTCTGCCAGGAGGACGTCATCCACTTCTTGCACA GTAAGGTGGCCCCCCACAAACGGCTgcgaggaggggtgagggtggtggacagCATCCCAAAGAACCCCAGCGGCAAGATCCTGCGTCGGGTTCTGAGAGAGAGCATGGGGCCCTGA